The following are encoded in a window of Aerococcus sanguinicola genomic DNA:
- a CDS encoding dihydroorotate dehydrogenase, with protein sequence MTNRLAVKLPGLDLKNPIIPASGCFGFGKEYAKYYDLNQLGSIMVKATSPQEKLGNPTPRVAETPSGMLNAIGLQNPGLEVVMKDYLPALEVYEDLPIIANVAGSSQEDYVIVCERIGDAPNVKAIELNISCPNVKEGGITFGTDPDVAFDLIQAVKKVAKVPVYAKLSPNVTNILPIAEAIEAGGADGFTMINTLLGMRIDLKTRRPILANQTGGLSGPAIKPVAIRLIHQVASHSDLPIIGMGGVFTVDDVLEMFMAGASAVAVGTANFTDPYICPKLIQALPHRMDELGIKSLEDLIIDVRQRLRG encoded by the coding sequence ATGACGAATCGTTTAGCGGTTAAGCTGCCAGGACTCGACTTAAAGAACCCTATCATTCCTGCTTCAGGTTGCTTTGGCTTCGGTAAGGAATACGCTAAGTACTATGACCTCAACCAACTGGGCTCGATCATGGTCAAGGCTACCAGCCCTCAAGAAAAATTGGGTAATCCGACGCCACGGGTGGCCGAAACCCCCTCCGGCATGCTCAATGCGATTGGACTACAGAATCCAGGCCTAGAGGTGGTCATGAAGGACTATCTGCCGGCCTTAGAAGTCTATGAAGACCTGCCCATTATCGCCAATGTAGCCGGCTCTTCCCAGGAAGACTATGTGATCGTTTGTGAACGCATAGGTGACGCCCCTAATGTCAAAGCCATTGAATTAAATATTTCTTGCCCCAATGTTAAAGAAGGCGGAATTACCTTCGGGACAGATCCTGACGTGGCCTTTGACCTGATTCAGGCGGTTAAGAAGGTGGCTAAGGTGCCTGTCTATGCCAAATTATCGCCTAATGTCACAAATATCCTACCGATTGCCGAGGCCATCGAGGCGGGGGGAGCGGATGGTTTTACCATGATCAATACGCTTCTGGGCATGCGGATTGACCTGAAGACCCGGCGTCCGATCTTAGCCAACCAAACGGGTGGCTTATCAGGACCAGCGATTAAGCCGGTTGCTATTCGTTTGATCCACCAGGTAGCCAGTCACTCAGACCTGCCGATTATTGGCATGGGCGGTGTCTTCACAGTCGATGATGTGCTCGAAATGTTTATGGCGGGCGCTTCAGCTGTAGCTGTTGGCACTGCCAATTTTACTGATCCTTATATCTGCCCAAAACTCATCCAAGCCTTACCGCATAGGATGGATGAACTAGGGATTAAAAGCTTAGAGGATTTAATTATAGATGTCCGCCAGCGCTTGCGCGGTTAA